The Planktothrix agardhii NIES-204 genomic interval ATAAGAATCGGGTTGATAATAGCCAAATTATGCCCAAAGTCTTATGGCGCAATCCTGGTTAATCTGGTAAAATACCGTTGATGCTTACTGTAGAGAAAATAGTAGTTATTGCTCTCTTACAGTAAGCCCTAACTCTTTAACTTTATTAAGGCTATGAAATTAGATTTTGTTGAATATATCGAAAACGAAGGTTTACCGAGTCAATGGACAATTGAAGGATGTCAACTCGGTTATATTAATTTAATTGTTGGTAAAAATGCGAGTGGAAAATCGAGAATTATCAGAGCCATTGATATCTTAGCTGATTTATTAGCTGATCAAGCCAAAATTAAATCCAATTCTAAAAAAAGAAAGTGGAAATTCATTTTTAACGCTAATCAATCTGAAGACAGAACAGAATATAGCCTAATTATTGATCAAGATCAAGTTACTTTAGAAAAATTTGTTGTTGGTTCAACAACTTACCTAGACCGAGGAGAAGGTGGACGAGGAAAAATTTTTGCAGAAGAATTAAAAACCCAGATGAATTTTCAAACACCTGGTGATAAGCTGGCTGCGGTAGATCGTCGGGATACTGTTCAACATCCCTTTTTTGAACCTCTATATAATTGGGCAAAATCTTTAAGATATTATCCATTTGGAACCTCATTAGGGAAAAGGTCTTTAGGTAGATTTCCCCAAGGAAAAGATATTAGAAAAATCACTGATTTCAAAGATCCAGATTTTGTTGTTGAGATTTTCAAAATAGGACAAGAAGATTTTGGAAATGACTTTGTTGAATTGATTATAAAAGACATGAAATCGATTGGATATGAGCTATCATCTATTGAAATTAAAAAACCTTCATTTTTTGAAGAAGAAACAGAATCTGTTCCTTTTTTCCTAGAAGATGCACAATATCTCTCTGTTCAAGAGGATGATTTAAAGGGCAATACTGAACAATTTCAAATGTCTCAAGGGATGTTTAGAGCATTATCACTCATTATCCAAATTAATTATGCTCTATTTAGCCGAGAACAATGTCCTGATTGTATTTTAATTGATGATATTGGCGAAGGCTTGGATTATGAACGATCATCTGCTTTAATAAAATTACTCATTGAAAAAGCAAACACCGGATCATTACAACTCATTATGACTACCAATGATCGGTTTATTATGAATGGTGTTCCCCTTGAATATTGGTCTGTAATTGAACGTTTACCCGGATGTTCTAAGTTATATAATATCTATAATTCTAAAGAAAGATTTGAAGAATTTGAGTTTACTGGATTAAATAATTTTGACTTTTTCTCAAGTGACTTTTATTTAGAAGGCTTCGCTGATGAGGACGCTACAGCATGAGGAAGTTAGCAATTTTTGTTGAAGGTCAAACTGAACAGATTTTTGTTCGAGAGTTTCTAAAATCCTTTGCAAGTCAGCATTCTATCAGTATCGAGGAAGCGGATATGAGAGGGAAGAAAAAAATCCGTACAGTTACACTGATTAAACATGAACCTCCCAATCCAGAAACCGAATTTTATATTCTAGTTTATAATTCAGGATCAGATGAGATTGTTAATTCGGATATGAGAGAGTTACGTTCTAAGTTAACTAATAATGGATATGAAAAAATTATTGGATTAAGAGATTTATATCCTAAAAATATTTCAGAAAAAGCAACTTTAGAGCGAAGTTTTCAATCTAGTTTACGCAATCAACCAGGAATTCCGATCCATTTAATTTTTGCTGTTATGGAATTTGAAGCTTGGTTCTTAGCTGAATGGACGCATTTTCAAAAGATAGACCCTCGCTTAACTACTGATTTTATTCAACAAGAATTTGGATTTAACCCTGAAATTGATAATATGGAAAATAGACCTCACCCTGCGGAAGATTTAGATCTAATTTATCAACGAGTTGGACGTTGCTATGATAAAACTAAAGCTCAAGTTGAAGAAATTGTCTCCAATTTAGATTTTGACTTTATCTGTTTAGATGTTGTTAATCGTGTTGATCAATTAAAATTATTTGTAAAACAGATCACGACCTTTCTTTCAATTGAAGAACCGGATGAAACTCAATAACATTTTGTAGTGAGGCGTTCACGCCTCTAATAAGCCCTGAAGGGCTTACTACTACAAAAAAAAATGTTCAAAATTCAAAATCAAATCTCTTGAACTTTGAACATTAATAAAATGCGTTAAATTTCCGACTAATAACTAACTCCACATTCCGACACTTTTAGTTGGTTGGTTAACAAAAGGTGGTAGATCAGAACTGGAATCAGAGGGAATTGTAGGGGAAGCATATTCAGAAGTTGGGACACCTCCTTTAGCTTCAGCTTCAACATCCGGTTCATCGGGGCAAAATTCTAAACAAATCCGAAATTTTCCAGTTTTCCAAGATTGGCCCGGACGCAAGAGTTGACACTCAATTCCTTCCTTAAATAAATTTTCTTCTTCTAACTTGGATTCCATAATTGACAGGAATTCACTGGCTTTAAAAGTACATTGAAACATCAATGCACTTTCGCTGGTATTAATCACATCATCATCGTCGAGAATAGAGGTAAAATCGCTCATGTTTATGTCCTGAAAATTGTATTTTTTACTAAGGATTAACTGATTTAGAAAAACCAACCGTAGGAATGTAAACCTTTTCCTAATAGATTAACTCCTAAATAGCACACCCAGACCACCACAAGTCCCGTGGCGGCTAAAATAGCAGGTTTTCGACCTTGCCAACCCCGGGTAATTCTGGCGTGTAAATAGGCCGCAAATACCAACCAAGTAATTAACGCCCAAGTTTCTTTCGGGTCCCAACTCCAATAGGAGCCCCAAGCTTCATTCGCCCAGACTCCCCCGGAAATAATCCCAATGGTTAACAAGGGAAATCCTAATCCAATAATCCGATAACTGATATTGTCAATGGTTTCCACTAAGGTTAATCGCTGTGGGGAAAGCCTGGTAACTGATTCTGGGTTGTCGGTTTTGACGAACTCTAACACGGCCGTTGTGCCATTACCATTGGTAGTTAACCCTTTGGGGTGGGACTCCGTAACGATTTCTGGAGTATAATTGATCCCATTGGTAACGGGTTTATGATGATTTCGGGAAATCCGAGTTCCTAGAGAACTTCCACTTAACTCGATTTCCTGTCCCCTAGTCAGAATTAAAAATGCGATCGCTAATAGAGATCCCACCATTAACGTTGCATAACTCAACATCATGACGCTAACGTGCATCATTAACCAATTAGACTTCAACGCCGGGACGAGGGGTTCAGCGATTCGCATTTGTGGCGGTAACTTCAAAGTTGCAAACGCCGCAATTCCCATCGCCACGGGAGAGGTGACCACCCCAACTAAGCGGCTCCGACTCATTTGTTCAGCAATCAGATGAATAGTTGTTAAACCCCAAGTCAGGAAAAACAAGGATTCATAGAGATTACTAATCGGGAAGTAACCCGCCTCAATCCATCTCGCCCCTAATAATGCCACAATAGAGAGATTGGCGATCGCCATGGACGCAGTGCCCAACACCCACAAATAGGGAAGATTAGGAAACGCCGCCCCCACCCAATACAACAATAGGGTGATCAATAAAATGGCAAAAGAAATATTATCTAATCCATTCTGGAGTACAACCAGATTCATGAACGATTCTCCGGGTAATGGTATTGATGACCGACTTTTTTTAACTTTATCTTAAATCTTGCCCCTAGAACTCGCCCTATACCCTGATAGGATAGGTTAGGCTAGATTAAGATTTCATATTATTAGGGTTGCAGATTACCTGTAAACCTTGTCCTATTTGTATTTTATCTTGATCAGAAAAATCTATGACCAACTCAGAAACTCAAATCACCCCGACCTATTTACAGGAAGATATACAAGAAATTCTGCATATTGCAATTTGTCGTAAACAAGATAACGAGGAAATGACTCGTCAAGAATTGTTAGACATTGCCAAAGATTTAGGAATTTCTCCCCAGGATTTAGAATTAGCTGAACAGCAATGGAAGTTACAAAAACAAGAAGCCGATGAAAAGTTAGTTTTTAACGCCTATCGCCAAAATCGACTGAAACAAAATCTAATTCAATTTGGGATTGTTAACTCCTTCTTAATTTTAATTAACCTAGTGATTTGGCATGGAATCGGATTTGCAGCCTTTGTCTTTTTAACTTGGGGATTATTTTTAACCCTCAGAGCTTGGAAAACCTATCAACTAGAAGGAGAGGATTATGAAGCAGCTTTTAAAGCCTGGAAATTGAAAAAAAATGTGGGTAAATCAATTCATGCTTTTACCGATAAGGTCTTAAAAGGATTGCAGTCTTAAACCTTAATCGGGTTTGTAGGGGTTGGGCAAGAAGACCAAACCCCGAACCAGGTAAATTAAGTATTTCTGACAATTTTAACAGATTGTATAACTTCAGTAAATACAAAAGTGCAAATAAATGTTGCAAATCTGCACACTTTCTGATTTTTTCCGATAGAATGATTAGCATAGAAGCCTAGATCATAGAGTTGAGGTTGGAAGTTATGAATATTTTACGTTCTTTTAAAGAAATGATGACCTATTTAACTGAAGCCGCCGGGCGGATGTTTGTTGTTAGTGATGATACCTACCCATCGGTAGGTACGCAGCCCTTTGAAGGTAATCCTAACAAAGATCCCCGTTGGAAACACTAAGAATAATTTTGATCAAATATTATTATGTGTTTCAAAATCTACTTAAATCCTCCATAACTCCTATGGGGGATTTATTATTGTTTAGGTAATAAAATCTTAAACATATAGCAGCGTGTTTACAACTTCTTTGTGTCTTCGTGTCTTTGTGGTTAAATTATGCTTAACCCTGATAAACATACCAGCACCAACTACTATACCTAAAGAATTTGATTCAGAAAAAAAGCTAGTGACGCACTACCCAAAGGAACAGTTAGATTATCAATTCCATACTTTGAAAAGGTTTCTAATCCCGTAGCTATAATTGCTACAGCTATTGAAATACTCCAATTTATTTGATTATTCCCCTCAGTTGCTAATAAAATAAAACTGCAAATCATCAAACTAACAAATAGCATTGTTAAGGAACCTTCCCAGCTTTTACCATTACCAAAAACTTGATATTTATGTTGACCCCATTGTTGACCAATAACCGCCGCTAAACCATCCCCCCAGGTCATAATTAAAATACCCAAAGCCGCATATTGAGGTTGTTTGATTGTCCAAAACCAACCAATTAAAACCCCAATACTAATCGCATAAAAAAACGTTCCTAAACTTTTTCGTCCCACACTATTAATACTAGGAAGAATTGGGGTTTGATGGGAAATAATAGCAATAATTCCTGAAATTACACTCGCTGTAATTCCGACCCATGCTGGAATATTCAGCCACCAAGCCAGTAGAATCACATTTCCCGTGCCAATATGAACAATTTTACGCGAAATTTCCGCATTAACAGCAAAAACCCGATTTAGTCCTTCTGCTACTACTATAATTAAACCTAACCACCCGGCAACTAATGGGATTTGGAATCCTAAACTATGGATTTCAGTTAAACTCGGCATTTAATTAATGGGATATAAATTAACCTAAATAATCAGTATACGCTGATTATTGCATTTTCAGACATTCTGCAATATCCTTTTCTATAACCATTCTATTTTTAGGTATGTCAGAAATCAACTACTCCGATGATTTGTTATGATGTGTAATTAATTTTGTTTAGGTACTTAGATATGATTTGCCCAGAAACCTTTGAAACTGGATTTAGGGAATAGTTAGATTGATTTTAAAGAATAGTCTTGCATTAACTGACTATAAATTATATATTGATATTAGTTTGTTTAACTCCAATTCACGGGTCACTATGTCACGCAAAAGAACTTTTTTTCAATCCCTTACCCATTGGTTTAGCGACGAAAATTTCTTAATGATATTAGAAGAAATTCAAGTAGCGATCGCTAAAACCTTATCAATTGCTATGGTAATCATTATCATAGTTTGCTGTGGTCAACTGATTGTATATTTAGCCCAAAAATTATTAACAGATTCTTCCCTAATATTTAAAGATTCTTTGTTTGAAATTTTCGGATTATTCTTAAATGTTTTGATTGCTATAGAGATTTTAGAGAATATTTCATCTTACTTAAAAAAGCACGTTATTCAAGTTGAGTTAGTGATTGTTACCTCTTTAATTGCGGTAGGACGAAAAATCATTATTTTTGATCTCGATAAAAAAGGAGGTCAAGATTTGATTGGACTGGCTATTGCGATTTTAGCCCTATCAATCAGTTATTTAATTGTTAGACTGCATCACAGTAAGTAAAGGATTAAAATTTATTTAACGGTTGAAAGATAAATTGATTTAACCATAATTCAGACTAAATATTGCTTTTTAGAGTCGTTCAGGTTAAACTTGAAACCACTCAAAAACCATCAATTGCATCTTTGTAAATTTTTGTTTTATGGAAACCGCATTTAACCAATTCTGGCATCTGGTTTCAGGGGCATTTGCCCTCAACCCAGAGGTTTTTGATCAAATCAATACCTTACCCGATGGCCTCACCGTAGCATTAATTATTGTTCTGATCGCTGGTTTATCACAAGCCATTGGACAATGTATTGTTTTATTTGCTAATAAAGTTACACCGATTCGTTTTTTTCTCAGCTTAGGAATTTCTGCGATTGTTTTTGCTTTAAGTTATGGATTGTGGGCGGGAAGTATTTGGATTGCAAGTAACTTATT includes:
- the recF_1 gene encoding DNA replication and repair protein RecF translates to MKLDFVEYIENEGLPSQWTIEGCQLGYINLIVGKNASGKSRIIRAIDILADLLADQAKIKSNSKKRKWKFIFNANQSEDRTEYSLIIDQDQVTLEKFVVGSTTYLDRGEGGRGKIFAEELKTQMNFQTPGDKLAAVDRRDTVQHPFFEPLYNWAKSLRYYPFGTSLGKRSLGRFPQGKDIRKITDFKDPDFVVEIFKIGQEDFGNDFVELIIKDMKSIGYELSSIEIKKPSFFEEETESVPFFLEDAQYLSVQEDDLKGNTEQFQMSQGMFRALSLIIQINYALFSREQCPDCILIDDIGEGLDYERSSALIKLLIEKANTGSLQLIMTTNDRFIMNGVPLEYWSVIERLPGCSKLYNIYNSKERFEEFEFTGLNNFDFFSSDFYLEGFADEDATA
- a CDS encoding KGK family protein; translation: MSDFTSILDDDDVINTSESALMFQCTFKASEFLSIMESKLEEENLFKEGIECQLLRPGQSWKTGKFRICLEFCPDEPDVEAEAKGGVPTSEYASPTIPSDSSSDLPPFVNQPTKSVGMWS
- the ccsA gene encoding c-type cytochrome biogenesis protein CcsA, producing the protein MNLVVLQNGLDNISFAILLITLLLYWVGAAFPNLPYLWVLGTASMAIANLSIVALLGARWIEAGYFPISNLYESLFFLTWGLTTIHLIAEQMSRSRLVGVVTSPVAMGIAAFATLKLPPQMRIAEPLVPALKSNWLMMHVSVMMLSYATLMVGSLLAIAFLILTRGQEIELSGSSLGTRISRNHHKPVTNGINYTPEIVTESHPKGLTTNGNGTTAVLEFVKTDNPESVTRLSPQRLTLVETIDNISYRIIGLGFPLLTIGIISGGVWANEAWGSYWSWDPKETWALITWLVFAAYLHARITRGWQGRKPAILAATGLVVVWVCYLGVNLLGKGLHSYGWFF
- a CDS encoding phosphatidate cytidylyltransferase, yielding MPSLTEIHSLGFQIPLVAGWLGLIIVVAEGLNRVFAVNAEISRKIVHIGTGNVILLAWWLNIPAWVGITASVISGIIAIISHQTPILPSINSVGRKSLGTFFYAISIGVLIGWFWTIKQPQYAALGILIMTWGDGLAAVIGQQWGQHKYQVFGNGKSWEGSLTMLFVSLMICSFILLATEGNNQINWSISIAVAIIATGLETFSKYGIDNLTVPLGSASLAFFLNQIL